Genomic window (Rosa chinensis cultivar Old Blush chromosome 6, RchiOBHm-V2, whole genome shotgun sequence):
TCCCACAAGTGTACAAGGGGTAAAAATACGCTAGTAATCAACCAATCTGTCTTCAAAAGGCTATAAAGACGCTATTTTGAATAGGAAAAACAGTGTAAATTGAAAATGCAACAAATTAGGATCTTTTGCTTGCGCTGGCTATTCattttaacttttgttttttgtgaACAGGTATTGGGCTCCTGCAAAGTTTGATCCTATGAAGTCACCTTTGCTTTTCTTTGAAAATGGTCAGCCTGTGGTTCCTCCAGTACTTCCTGATGTTGGCCTCGATATGGTCATGAAACACATGGTATAGCAACTTTTAAGATGAAAGCTTAGTTTTTTATCATGTGGAAGTATTCTAGTGGTCATGTCTCTAAAATCTTATCAAGATGTGAGGCTAAAATCTCTTGTGCATATGGTACTGTCGAACACATGctatttcattgttaattaaGTCTGTTCCTTGTAGGTAATGTTTGTGCAGAAGAGACTGAAGCCTGGTGCAATCAAATTCTTTCGTACTCAATCTCCTAGACATTTTGAAGGAGGTGACTGGAACCAAGGTGGTTCTTGTAACCGGAAAAATCCTTTGTTGCCAGAGCAGGTGAGTCGCATGGCACTATGAACTGATTGAATGCTTCATTTACTTGATGCTTATATTGAGCACAAACCCCTTGTATGCCCTTTGTGTAAACAATTTCTTGTATGCAACATCAAGATAAATAGTCATGGTTTGATTTTCAGGTTGAAGAACTCTTCTCATTGAAGAATAATGGAACAAATATAGAGGCACGACTCGTGAATCAACACCTTTACAAGGCCCTTGAGGGGTCAGGTTTCCATATTTTGGACATAACCCACCTGAGTGAGTTCAGAGCAGATGCTCATCCATCTGCAGCTGGTGGGAAGAAGCACGATGATTGTATGCACTGGTGCTTGCCAGGAATAACAGATACTTGGAATGACTTTTTTATAGCACAGTTAAATAATGTCAgatttaaaacaaaatgaacCTTGTGCGTTGAGATTTTTCAGTTCTTTTTTATTGCAGTATTTCATTCCATTGAAATTCTCTTGTGCAAGTCACAGATTTCTGTCTCATTCCAGAGAAAGCTTCAAAATAACCCTCTGATCACAGAACCGTTCGCCCGAGCCAGGGTTTGTTAGTCCGTAGGTTGGCGCGGCTctagcacgacatattgtgggtaTGACCTACTTAACAAACAAAATTTTGGGAGAGGAGGAACCTGTCTAAAACATGAGGTCATTCCTCGCTTCTCAAATTTTCCATAAGAGGAGAAGCATGTTTCGGAAGAAGTTTTTAAGTAAACCCTTTCTGAACTTAGACAGAAACCAATCACTAAAATTttaataatcaatatggagagaATTTTGCGTAGGGCACTCGCACGAGACACGTGGTGGGGAGGACCAATCACTGCCCAGAAGGGGGGTGATTTGGGTATTGCATTTTAGAGAATAGGGGCAATTTAAAAAAAGATGGAAAATTTGCTTTCTTGTCATTGGGTGGCCGAAAGATTCGATCCCTGCttttatttaacaaaaaaagaaaaagttatttAAGAAAAACTTTACTCTTTAGCTCAGTGGATCTGGCATTTGACTAAAACGATACTTCCGTCAACGGCAGGGTAGTTTGCTACGTCTACAAGCGGCCGAGATCCAGATTCAATTGCGAAGGAGATGGCGTCAACCTCTTCTCCTTCTCGATGGAATTACGATGTGTTTTTAACTTTCAGAGGGCCAGATACGCGCAAGGCGTTTACCTCCGAGCTGTATCATAGATTAGAACGGAGAGGAATTAAAACCTTTATGGATGACGCCGATCTTCAGGTAGTAGATGTCATTAGCCCGTCTCTTTTAGCTGCAATTGAGGAGTCAAGATTTTCCATTGTCATTCTTTCACCCAACGTAATTTCTGAATCAAAGTTTTGGCATGTTGATTTTTTTCTGAGGCCCTGAGGGATCAGGATGGAAGAAAAGGAATGGAGAACAGTGATTTTGGCACTCCGCTTTGCTATTTGTTTTTCCACTTGAGTGCCAATATCACTCCCTTTACATTGCGAATTTTTTTTGTAACATGTTACATGCCAAGTTGCTAACTGATTTCTCTAAACTTTTCTTCCTCTCATAACTGATAAAGAACTTGTTGAGGAAATTGTTAGGCAAATTGAGAATTGGGTGGTGCCAAAATCCTCAAGTGGTGACAAGGGCTTTGTAGGAATGGATTTCCGTGTTGATGATTTATTACATAATTACATACGTCAGGATTTGGGTAAGGTACGAATTATAGGGATACATGGCATGCGAGGAGTCGGTAAGACAACAGTCGCTCGAGCTTTTTATGATGATTTCTGTCGGGATTTTAAGCATAGATGctttcttttcaatgttagagAAAGGTTTAAAAGGGATGGCCTAGTTTCTTTACAAAAGAACCTTCTTTCTAGCATCTTGATGGACAAATTTGAATACATAGAGGATGAATATACAGGAGCTGCTATGATTCAAAGAAGTTTATGTAAAATAAAGGTGCTTGTTGTTATTGATGATGTGGTTCAGTTggaacaattagaaaaattggctGGAAGTCGCAACTGGTTCGGTCCAGGGAGCAGAATTATCATAACAACCACGGATATTCACTTGTTAGAGGCACATGATGTTGATGCTACATACAAGGCTACCGTGTTAAATTCTGGTGAAGCTCTTCAACTACTGAGTTTAAAGGCTTTCAAGAAAAGCTTCCCACCAAAAAATTATTTGGACCTGTGCTACCATATTTTAGGGTATGCTCAGGGGCTGCCGTTAGCTCTTGTGGTTTTAGGTTCTTTTTTATGTGGTAGAAAGCACAATGAATGGGCAAGCGCAATTGATAGGCTAAAAAATACACCAAATAGAGGAATTATGGATGTGCTTCAGATTAGTTTTGATGGTCTAGAGGACATAGAGAAAGAAATATTCCTACATATTGCTTGTTTTTACAAGGGGAAAGATTGGGATCGTGTGACACAAATACTAGACTATTGTGACCTGAACCCTGAAATTGGACTACGTGTTCTTGTTGATAAATCTCTCATTACTACTTCCAGCAATGAACTGTCAATGCATGATTTGCTACAAGAAATGGGCTGGGAAATAGTTCGTCGACAGTCTCCTAAAGAGTCAGGCAAACGTAGTAGATTATGGTCTCATGAAGACATCCACCATGTGTTGAAGAAAAATAAGGTAATAGCTTGATTAtgtagaaaaaaagaaaaagaaaaaagagaagtaGATTACTATACGCATGTGTGGTTTGTTCAATAATCTGTTTTGGTCCAGCAGTATTTTTGCATTGTAGACCTCAcattttattcttgtttttattttttttatttagggaACAGAAGCAATCCAAGGGATGGTAATGGAGTTGCCTAAATTAGAAGTGGCTCATTGGAATCCAGAAGCCTTCTCAAAATTGTCTGAACTTAATCTTCTCCATATTTGTAATGTGGACCTTCCCAAAGGCCTCACTTGTCTTTCTAATTCCTTGAGACTCCTGGAATGGCCTGGGTGTCCGTTAAGATCTCTCCCACAAAAGTTCGAATCAGATGAACTTATTGAACTTAACTTGTGTCACAGCAATATTGAACATCTTTGGGAGGGAGAAAAGGTATGGCTGTTAGTCAATAGTCTACTATTTGTTTATTTGTATAAAGAAAATTGTTTGTTTTGGTGGCTCACTCTTTTGATTTTATAAATGTTTGTGCAGAATTTTGACAAGTTGAAGTTCATCAAACTCTGCCATTCTCAAAAAATTGTGGAGACCCCAGACCTCACGGGCGTTCAGAATCTTGAGAGTTTAGATCTTGAAGGATGTAAGAGTTTGGTAAGAATCCATCAATCCCTCGGATTTCTGAAAAAGCTTATTGTCCTGAATCTTAAAGACTGCAAAAGTCTTGAGAATCTGCCAGGTAGAATTGAAATGGAATCTCTTCAAACATTAATTCTGTCTAACTgctcaaaaattaaaaagattCCCGAGTTTGATGGAAATATGGAGCGTCTGTCTGTGCTTGATCTCGATGAGACTGCCATTGAGGAACTGCCTGTTTCAATTGGACGCCTGAGTAGCCTTGTGTCATTGAATCTAAGTAACTGCACAAATCTTGTCCGTCTTCCAAGCACCATCAATAATTTGAAGTTTGTTAAAAATCTTAATCTTTCTGGATGCATGAAACTTGGCAAACATCAGGAAAGCGTGGGGGAGAGGGAATGTTATGAGGAAAATGATGTGAATAGTGGGTCTGCAATAGAAATGTCATCTACCTATGATCTCATAAAGCATGTGAGAGGTTCATTCTTTCATGGATGCGAAGTGAATACAGATCCAATGGGTTTCCGCTTGCCTATATGGGGTCTCTGTAATTTAACATATCTGAACCTGAGTAATTGCAATCTTGGCGAAGGAGCATTTGCCAACGAATTTGGTTACTCTCCCTCTTTGGTGACCTTGAATCTAAGTGGAAACAATTTTGTTCGGCTTCCTTCAGGCATTGGATCGCTTTCTAAGCTTGAGAACTTTAACTTGGAAAATTGCAAGAGACTTCAAGAGTTGTCAGACCTTCCATCAAATAGGAGCCTAGATTTAAGGGCAGATGGTTGTACTTCACTGAAATACTTGTTTGATGCATCAAATTTGAACAGATTGAACAaatcatatttcaatttcatcaattgcTTCAATCTAAATGGCAATCAGGGATGCAATAACATAGCATTTGAAATGCTGAAGACATTCATGTATCAGGTACTTCCTCTCTAAGCGTGTGCTTTTCTGCTCATATACTTATAGACATTAATCAACTAACATCCTATCTCTTCTTGCACAGGGAATCTCTGATAAGAGGGAAACTTTTCAAATTGTAATTCCTGGAAGTAATATTCCTGAGTGGTTCAGCCATCGAAGTGTTGGGCGTTCATTAAGTGTGAAGCTGCCTCCAGATTGGGATAGCAGTAGGTTTATGGGATTTGCTGTGTGTGTTGTTTTTGTACTCCATGAGCACCATCAGGTTGATGAGCTTGATATTCATCAATTTAAGAATTTTAACGCTACTCATCATCTTGTATGTTGCCTGAAGCTCAATGGAAGAGAATTAGAAGTATACGGCAGACAGCCTGCATTTCGCTTTAGTGAAGAGTTTTGCCAGCTGAACTCAGATCACCTGTGGCTATTTTATGTATCTCGTGATAAATACTTTGGTACAGAGTGGTGGCATAACAGTTGCAGTCAGCTTGATTTCTTATTTGAAACCAGAGGGCCAGGTCTGAAGGTGAAAGAGTGTGGAGTCCGTCTGATATATGAGCAAGATGTGCAAGAGTTGAACCAAACAACCACTCAATCAAGCAGTAGGATGTCTCCATATGAGGATATATTCAACCAATATGATATTCCAGTTGAAGGGGAAACCAGTGGCCCTGGTAGCAGAACTTGCAGACTTGAAGAATTGTAGGACTCGCAGAAATAGAGGGGATCCACCATTGGCCACTCTGAAGGACCACAATTAAAGGACTTTCTGATCCCTTGGTTGGAAATGAGTTGCAGATCATGAATGGCCAATGCATCCTCTTCTCTCATTTGAATTTCTGCTGTAATTACATTCTGAAGCTCTCTTGCTTTCGTCTTTTTACAGTTGGGTGAGTTTCGATCACTCTAGTTTTGATACTTTTCCTATTTATTAGAGGACTCCCCAACTTGTTTCCAAATGACACTATAATCTTACTTGCATTAAAGTAGTTTTACAATAAATTAAATTGCCTCTCTGTAGTTAGTTTGGCAGGAAAAGCATATAAAGCTTCTCATAGTGATTATAGCCTATTAGCTATCAGTACGCTTGTATGCTTGCACCGTTAAGATTATACTTTCATACCATGTATTCATGTAGAGTGGTGTGCTGTTACAGAGAACTATTAAGTAACCTCGCATTGCATTTTCAGTGGATTGTATGAAATTATGTGGCTTCCCTTGAAAATGATCAtcatgtgtgtttatatagtaAACCAACAAGACGAACGGATGTTAAATTTTCTTTGGAAGTCCATCCTTGTACAATTGGACATATTTTTTGCAATTTACATGTGGTACAGAGTTGTGCCATCTTAATTAGCCATTAATTATTGAGTCCATAAGAATGCATTGATTGCACCAACTACCTGGTGTGATGGCACTGGATTTTCCTGAATAAAATGTCTATCTCTGGTCCATCGAAAGTAACAGGTTCACGGAGAATAGAAAGAATTGATGCTCAATGTCATGTATTGTTCTGTACTGGCTTTCTTAATTTACTCTCATGCATCGTTGCTCCGAGTACAAAGTTGATATTCAATGTCTGTGATGAAGATATTGTTATGAGAAATTCTAAAGGACACCCCcctgttcatatatatatttcctcacattttttttgactttttcgTAATTCTAGATTATGTTTTAGTGATCCTTTCTGGCAATAAGGACTTTCACATGCCAGGTTGGTATAAATCTTTTCTTCATGTTCTCTGCAGGTTCAAGGTATTCCATTTGATATAGATAGCGAGGGTCAAGGCAGTACATATGTATAAAGGTTACTTGAACTTTCCTTTGTAATCCAGTACGTGCAAattcatatggacttgatcagctTACTTTCCTCTTTCCACTTTCACTTGTGAAACTTGAATTCATTAAGAAGGGGAAAATGGTTGGATGTTGGTTTTAACTAAAGTCGGGTTTAAAATGGAATTAACTGCTAGAAGTTTAAAGAAGTTACCTGAGACATGGCCCTGTCTGTGCATATGTGTTTGACTTCTTCTGGCTGGACTTAATATGTATTGCTTTCCATCTTCCTTACCAGTTTGCGTGAGGTTCTGTTTTGATGTAATGTAGTATTTTGTCGAGATGTATGAACTTTTcgtttgggtttttgttttgtacttttttcaattatgttCTGCATAATTATCGAATTATTCAAGAGATTGTAAAAGGAAAATTAAATAAATCTGATGTTGAAAAGAGGTTGGGCGTAGAGGCCAAATGAGATGCCAGCACATTCGGTTCAAGTTGCCTCGGGTGCATGGCAGAATTCGCCGGAAGAAAGGTGTGTAGCAATTAGATACAGCGAAGCAGAAGCAAAATAAAACTTCGATTCAATCACACTTTGTCTGCTACGTACATGCATCCAAAAACAGCATATTGATCGAGACGACGATCCAAGACTACGGACTGGTATCCCACGTCGGCTATGGGTAAGGCCTAATGGCACTGCTCCCTCTTGAGCTCTCTAGGCCTTTTCTTTTGGAAATGATTCATGATGCTGCTTGCCTATACAACAATCTTGACATACTTTGTTGGAGGGAGGACAGATTTGAGACTGGTAaccatcttcttctgatatAGTGTCTTCAATATTAAAATTCAAATGACCACTCTTGAGCAGGAATGAACACTCTTGATTAGCAGCGGAAACAGCTTGTTTGGTGTCATCTCAACATTAGCAAGTAGAGTCCTTTGAGGATCATAAATTTTACAAGCAGCTTTTCTGATTGTGGACACATATCCCTTCTCTTGAAGGTGACCAATACTCAATAGATTACACTTCAAATTAGGAACATAAAACACATTGGAAATGGTTTTAATATATATGAACATTTTTAGTTCTAATTTGAATAGCACCCTTCCCCATATAACATTCACAGTAGAATTATCACCAGATCTCACAACAGTGCGCAATGCTTCATCCAAAATAGAGAAAGATGACTTACTACCACACATGTGATTGCTGCACCTGGAGTATAAGTACCATGCGTTTACGTCAGGCTACTCGTTCATATGGAATGCCATCAAaagtgtcttcttcttcttctttcctttttctctgCGAAATTGGACTGCTCCCCAttcttttattgtttctttgtgAAGCTTTGCATAACACTTCAAACGAAAGTGACCATATCCATGACACCTGAAGCATTGGACCTTGTACTTGTCAAGATGTTCTCTGTCTCTGCCTTGGAAATCTAAGGAGTGATGATCATATTTGAGCTTGCTTCCACTGCCATCTCGAATACCTTACCTCCTCCTCTCCATTTGCCTTGACCTCTTCCTCTTGCTGAAAAATCACCCCTTCGAATCAGCTCATCAACTGATAACTCATCAATGTCTTTGGATTGTTTAATGAAGCAAATTATGTAATTAAACGTGTCACTCATAGAGCAAAGAATTTTCTCCACCACGGTCACATCTTGTATCTGTTCACTATGGATTCACATCTTATTTGCAATTGACATAACTCTTGAAAAATAATCTGATCACCAGATTTTAAGGGTCTCGAACTCTCTGCAAAGTGCTTGGAGTTGAGAATTAACGTTCGACTCTTGCATTGCCTTGATACTTCTTTTTCATCGAGTCCCATATCTGCTTGGATGTGTACTTTTAGAGAAAGGTCTCAAAAATTGAGCAATCAATTGCTTGGAACAAGTAATTTTTCGCTTTCAAATCCTTCAACTTTAGCTCATCCATTGTCTTTTGCTGTGCTCCTACCAATAAATCTCCAATGGCAGATTCAGTAACGCCTGTTTCAGTACTGAGGCCCCAATACTCGTTGGACCTGAGAAATTCTCCATTAACATTCTCCAATGGTCGTAGTGACCATTGAAGCAAGGTATTGAAGGTTGCACATAGTTGTTCTCTGTTGCCACAATCCTTGCTGTTGTAAGTCACACAAAGCTGCTGCCTTTTCATCTCAAGCCCAATAGGGGCTCTGATGCCAGATTGTCAGAGATACTAAACAATATGAAAGCTTGGAACTGAATGATTTCATTGATTGAAAAGCAGCTCTATATAAATAGATCAGCATACAAACAAACTAACAGAAATCTGGAACGACTACGCCATGATTAACAACTCCTAAGTTCATGGGTTTTCCTTAAAGACTTTATAAACACTAACAAACTCCTAGTAGACTAGGACTTCTACATATTTAAAACAATTGACAAATAGAATACTTATCAAAGATGACAAACTTCTGGGGTTTGGTACAATAAAGAAGCTCAGTTGACCTCTAAGGTCCATCCCTTCTTGTCCTCAAGACGACCAGTTTGGATTCCTGTTAGCGTTTCATACAGTTTCTGACATAACGCTCCTCCGGTTTTGTATTCAACCCTGCAATATATAGGCATgttacaacaaaaataaatgttAAGGAAAACGCGGATTGGATTGTAGTTTTGATCCAATTACTGATCATATGATCGATCGATGTGGCTGTTTGATATGTTATTCGTTAGATCAATTATTAGGATCAATGGGGTGTTGCACTTGCCTCTTGTCTTGATAAGTTACAGCGCCAATAGGGTTGACAACCACGGCAGTTCCTGTGCAGAAAGCTTCATCGGCTGCAAGTAAATCCTCCACTGGGATCACACGCTCCGCCACCTGATTGACAATT
Coding sequences:
- the LOC121050050 gene encoding protein trichome birefringence-like 13, producing MFVQKRLKPGAIKFFRTQSPRHFEGGDWNQGGSCNRKNPLLPEQVEELFSLKNNGTNIEARLVNQHLYKALEGSGFHILDITHLSEFRADAHPSAAGGKKHDDCMHWCLPGITDTWNDFFIAQLNNVRFKTK